A region from the Halomicroarcula saliterrae genome encodes:
- a CDS encoding DUF211 domain-containing protein, with the protein MAPLKRLVVDVLKPHDPDLAEFADHLSGVDGVDGVTASLIERDKEVQNVKVTLAGEAVDVEATEAEVERLGGTVHSVDQVSCGERVVEDRPTPQDR; encoded by the coding sequence ATGGCACCCCTCAAGCGCCTCGTCGTCGACGTCCTGAAACCCCACGACCCCGACCTCGCCGAGTTCGCGGACCACCTCAGCGGCGTCGACGGCGTCGACGGCGTCACCGCCTCCCTCATCGAGCGGGACAAGGAGGTCCAGAACGTGAAGGTAACCCTCGCCGGCGAGGCGGTCGACGTCGAGGCCACCGAGGCCGAGGTAGAGCGCCTCGGCGGCACGGTCCACTCCGTCGACCAGGTCTCCTGTGGCGAGCGGGTCGTCGAGGACCGGCCGACCCCACAGGACCGCTGA
- a CDS encoding cation-translocating P-type ATPase — MTAGDTDSSGTAAPHTHSPADVLAAYDTEPAGLSADEATRRLADHGHNEVERGGGRGALDILVAQFDSALIWVLVAAAALSVWAGHAVDAVLIAVIVAANGVFGFLQDYRAEESLDALRELTAPTATARRDGEATAVDATSLVPGDIVELSGGDVVPADGRLLEARSLEVDEAALTGESVPVSKGVAPVAADTPLAERTPMVYKGTNVTRGSGVAVVTATGMDTEVGGIAGELAGTAETDTPLQVELDRLGRVLGIGVVVLAALVVPLLLLRGTDPVQSALTAISLAVAAVPEGLPAVVTLTLALGVRRMADEDALVRRLPAVEALGAVDVICTDKTGTLTEGEMSVSRIWVNDSIVRPDQSAEPPDAERVDQLLRAGTLCNDATVEAGDPTERAIVAAARERGIDVATLRAARPRTGEIPFSSERKWMGTVHDDAVYVKGAPEVVLSKADRVHTADGPRELTEASRDRIHAQVGAFADDALRVLAVGTAESADVVERDAAGDPADVSGGLTFLGLVGMIDPAREEVAGAVAATQRAGIDVKMVTGDNARTAAAIGATLGLGGAVVTGRDVEALTDDQLRDRAESVDIFARTAPEQKVRILRALQAGGHVVAMTGDGVNDAPALKNADIGVAMGVRGTDVAKQASDIVLLDDDYATIERAVERGRAIFDNVWKFVGYLLSANVAEVAIVFIASLLGYLVLPAVQLLWINLLTDGLPALALGVDPRSGDVMERPPRDPERGIVDRGMLGLVGGTGTVSTAAILGLLFLTLGGAPSVTPYVTTMVFTAFVFLEFEKLYVIRWLRETPTLSNRWLAAAVGGSVALQLAVLYTPLADSFGTVPLGLADWGLIGGLMLAVLPLYLVVAYLVRRVTVGADG; from the coding sequence ATGACTGCCGGAGACACCGACTCATCGGGGACCGCGGCGCCACACACTCACTCCCCCGCCGACGTGCTGGCGGCCTACGACACCGAACCGGCGGGGCTCTCGGCGGACGAGGCGACCCGGCGTCTCGCCGACCACGGCCACAACGAGGTCGAGCGCGGGGGCGGACGCGGCGCCCTCGACATCCTCGTCGCGCAGTTCGACAGCGCGCTCATCTGGGTACTGGTGGCCGCCGCGGCCCTCTCGGTGTGGGCCGGGCACGCGGTCGATGCGGTCCTCATCGCCGTCATCGTGGCCGCCAACGGCGTCTTCGGGTTCCTGCAGGACTACCGGGCCGAGGAGAGTCTCGACGCGCTCCGCGAGCTGACCGCGCCGACGGCGACGGCGCGTCGCGACGGCGAGGCGACCGCAGTCGACGCCACGTCGCTCGTCCCGGGCGATATCGTCGAGCTCTCGGGCGGCGACGTCGTCCCGGCGGACGGCCGCCTGTTAGAGGCCCGCTCGCTGGAGGTCGACGAGGCGGCGCTCACCGGTGAGAGCGTGCCCGTCTCGAAAGGGGTCGCTCCGGTCGCCGCCGACACGCCGCTCGCCGAGCGGACTCCGATGGTTTACAAGGGGACGAACGTCACCCGCGGCAGCGGTGTCGCCGTCGTCACCGCGACCGGGATGGACACCGAGGTCGGCGGTATCGCCGGCGAACTCGCCGGGACGGCCGAGACCGACACGCCGCTGCAGGTAGAACTCGACAGGCTGGGCCGGGTGCTCGGCATCGGCGTCGTCGTCCTGGCGGCGCTCGTCGTCCCCCTCCTGCTCCTGCGTGGCACCGACCCCGTCCAGTCGGCGCTGACGGCCATCTCGCTCGCCGTCGCCGCCGTTCCCGAGGGGTTGCCCGCGGTGGTGACACTGACCCTCGCCCTCGGCGTCAGGCGGATGGCCGACGAGGACGCCCTCGTCCGGCGGTTGCCGGCCGTCGAGGCGCTGGGTGCCGTCGACGTCATCTGTACGGACAAGACCGGGACCCTGACCGAGGGGGAGATGTCGGTCAGCCGGATTTGGGTAAACGACAGCATCGTCCGGCCGGACCAGTCGGCCGAGCCGCCCGACGCCGAGCGCGTCGACCAGCTGCTCCGGGCCGGGACGCTCTGTAACGACGCCACCGTCGAGGCTGGCGACCCGACCGAGCGAGCCATCGTCGCGGCGGCCCGGGAGCGCGGTATCGACGTGGCGACGCTCCGCGCGGCGCGGCCACGAACCGGCGAGATACCCTTCTCCTCGGAACGCAAGTGGATGGGGACCGTCCACGACGACGCGGTGTACGTCAAGGGCGCACCGGAAGTCGTGCTCTCGAAGGCGGACCGGGTCCACACCGCCGACGGCCCCCGGGAACTGACCGAGGCGTCCCGGGACCGGATTCACGCTCAGGTCGGCGCGTTCGCCGACGACGCCCTGCGGGTGCTCGCAGTCGGCACCGCCGAGTCGGCCGACGTGGTCGAACGCGACGCCGCCGGCGACCCGGCCGACGTCAGCGGCGGCCTGACTTTCCTCGGTCTGGTCGGGATGATAGACCCGGCCCGCGAGGAGGTGGCCGGGGCGGTCGCGGCGACCCAGCGGGCCGGCATCGACGTGAAGATGGTGACCGGCGACAACGCCCGGACCGCCGCCGCAATCGGTGCCACGCTGGGGCTGGGCGGTGCTGTCGTGACCGGCCGCGACGTCGAGGCGCTCACCGACGACCAGCTCCGCGACCGAGCCGAGTCGGTCGACATCTTCGCCCGCACCGCCCCCGAGCAGAAGGTCCGTATCCTCCGGGCGCTTCAGGCCGGCGGTCACGTCGTCGCGATGACGGGCGACGGCGTCAACGACGCCCCGGCGCTGAAAAACGCCGACATCGGGGTCGCGATGGGGGTTCGTGGCACTGACGTGGCGAAACAGGCCAGCGACATCGTCCTGCTGGACGACGACTACGCGACCATCGAGCGGGCCGTCGAACGCGGACGGGCCATCTTCGACAACGTCTGGAAGTTCGTCGGCTACCTACTGAGCGCGAACGTGGCCGAGGTGGCCATCGTCTTCATCGCGTCCCTGCTCGGCTATCTCGTGCTCCCAGCGGTCCAGTTGCTCTGGATAAATCTGCTGACGGACGGGCTGCCGGCGCTGGCGCTGGGCGTCGACCCCCGGAGCGGTGACGTGATGGAGCGTCCCCCTCGGGACCCCGAGCGCGGCATCGTCGACCGCGGGATGCTCGGGCTCGTCGGCGGGACCGGCACCGTCTCGACGGCGGCGATTCTCGGACTGCTGTTTCTCACGCTCGGCGGCGCGCCGTCGGTCACCCCCTACGTCACGACGATGGTGTTTACCGCGTTCGTGTTTCTGGAGTTCGAGAAGCTCTACGTCATCCGCTGGCTCCGGGAGACACCGACGCTCTCGAACCGGTGGCTCGCCGCCGCGGTCGGTGGCTCCGTGGCGCTGCAACTCGCAGTACTCTACACGCCGCTTGCCGACTCCTTCGGGACGGTCCCGCTCGGGCTCGCGGACTGGGGGCTCATCGGGGGCCTGATGCTAGCGGTGTTGCCGCTCTATCTCGTCGTGGCATACCTCGTGCGCCGAGTCAC